In Cyclopterus lumpus isolate fCycLum1 chromosome 9, fCycLum1.pri, whole genome shotgun sequence, a single genomic region encodes these proteins:
- the bag4 gene encoding BAG family molecular chaperone regulator 4 translates to MHHHHQMQKPDWPSTSNSENTNGNWNNTMDASQYPGYPSHYWYPQSHSTGHYANTYPSGSDVQPQYNQQVMPGGYPNGHGVYSPAQGQYSTSGFHPSNPFYCADTQRPAPGPYPNQGCPAEQSSGPPGQPHSQHHHYPGPHCQGGPGYPPGAYPHYSEGGHAMPSTPPYPTGQPLHPNPQADAWAHSGAYAPPQPQWQTGQQPPQNHYGNPVRPPHPPAWPGTGSGAPPPYQPKEQQHQRAPQVGPKPRPTPFLNPPNGKPAEISSPPQMYNKTGRGDPSQGESSAPVQAPAPGHAGPHPLSNNHGLAKVQQVMARMLLLQEDVDEFVGKKTDKTYRCLEELLTKELLVLDSVETRGQENVRQARKEAVQRIQAILDQLEKKAF, encoded by the exons GACGCTTCTCAATATCCAGGCTACCCCTCACACTACTGGTATCCCCAGTCTCATTCCACAGGACACTATGCAAATACCTACCCCTCGGGATCAGATGTTCAGCCACAGTACAATCAACAG GTAATGCCTGGAGGTTATCCAAATGGCCACGGTGTCTACAGCCCAGCGCAGGGTCAATATTCAACAAGCGGTTTCCACCCATCCAACCCTTTCTACTGTGCTGACACTCAGAGACCGGCTCCAGGTCCTTATCCTAACCAGGGCTGTCCTGCGGAGCAGAGCAGCGGGCCGCCTGGGCAGCCACACTCTCAACATCATCACTATCCTGGTCCACACTGTCAAGGG GGTCCTGGATATCCTCCTGGGGCGTACCCTCACTACAGTGAAGGTGGTCATGCAATGCCTTCAACTCCCCCATACCCCACTGGCCAGCCTCTCCACCCAAACCCTCAGGCCGATGCTTGGGCGCACTCTGGTGCATATGCCCCCCCACAGCCGCAATGGCAGACAGGTCAGCAGCCTCCACAAAACCACTATGGAAATCCTGTCCGTCCACCACATCCTCCAGCATGGCCAGGAACTGGAAGTGGTGCTCCTCCACCGTACCAACCCAAG GAGCAACAGCACCAACGTGCTCCACAAGTGGGACCTAAACCCAGGCCAACCCCATTCCTAAATCCCCCCAATGGCAAGCCTGCTGAAATAAGTTCTCCTCCCCAAATGTACAACAAAACTGGGAGAGGTGATCCTTCGCAAGGGGAGTCCTCGGCCCCAGTCCAAGCTCCAGCTCCAGGCCATGCTGGACCTCATCCCCTGAGCAATAACCACGGCCTAGCTAAGGTCCAACAGGTCATGGCCAGAATGCTACTGCTCCAGGAGGATGTTGATGAGTTTGTTGGCAAAAAGACAGACAAGACTTATCGGTGTCTGGAGGAACTGCTGACCAAAGAGCTGCTGGTGCTGGACTCTGTGGAGACTCGGGGACAGGAGAATGTCCGGCAAGCCCGAAAGGAGGCTGTACAGAGGATCCAGGCCATTCTAGACCAGCTGGAGAAGAAAGCCTTCTGA